Within Theileria orientalis strain Shintoku DNA, chromosome 4, complete genome, the genomic segment ACACACGGCTACGGTGACGTGCGTAGCCAATGACCCGAAGAACGTTAACCTGTACGCATCCGGCTCAATGGACGGAACGGTGAGGCTGTTTGATATACAATCGACGAAGCAGAACGTATCACTATCTCTGaataacataaacatatacacactgtCGAACAAGTACCTCAACAGAAACAAAAGCGCAAATGGAGGACAGGGGCACGCTGGGAAGAACAGAGTGGCAATAACGCGACTGTGCTATGCAAGTTATAACTACAAGGACGTGTTGGTGGCAGGAAATGAACTGGGGAAGCTGATAGTCTGGGATTATAAGACGACTTTCCAAAACTTAATGATAGACGCACACGAAAAGAGCATAGATGCAGTGCTATCGTATGATGCAAACAAGGTGGTAACAATGTCGGAAAATGAGCTGAAGTTCTGGGATTTAAAACAGCACCAAAAGCCGTTTAAAGAGCTTAAGTTGCCCGCATATACGACCGGCTTCAATAGGAATCAGAACGTTGTACTCTCACCAGATAACCTGCACCTGGTAATAAACACGCCAAAGGAGTCGTCTGAGGATAAGAAGGCAAAGAGTGAAGTGTGGGTGTACGACCTGGAGAAGTGGGAAGTTGTTAACAAGTGGGAAGTGGAGTCGCAGCTAGGGCCGCTGGTGTGGAGTTACGAAACTAATCAGCTATTCAGCTACTGCGCCAACGGAAAGTTGTACGCAAGGTGCACACAAGATAACGCGGGAGTAAACCACTACACGAAGGCACAGAAAACattggaaaaaaagaaCAAGTACGCGAAAGTTAGCACTATTTCAGCGAAGCTAGAAGCGTACCCAATAGACTACCTGCCAGACGACCTGATAGAAGTGGAGGAAGGAGTGCTGAAGAAAAGAAGAGTGGAGCCGCAAGACAAGTACGGAATACCGAAGCAGGAAGGATACGACTACTTCAAGCACGGAAAGACGCCAATCACATACGAAGACGACGACATAGTGACGAAGCTGAGGTCACAAGTGGAGAAGGATACGAAGAGAGAGCtgggagaagaagaaggaattAGACAAATACCGTACAAAGCAGACAAGTTCATGGCAATCTACAAGAAGACGCAGCCGAACCTAATACTGGACTTCGACAGGCCGAAAACAAAGGAAGAAAAGCTGCTCCTGGGAGTGAGCAAGTGCCCGCGATGCGGAATCAAAATATGCCAATGCGGCTACATGGAGAAGAATAGACAAAGATGAAAGAGCACATCtgaaaaagaaaagaacCAAACGCCTGtaatttttcataaatacgctaattttataataattataatgtaTGTGTACACGTAGATCATCAGAGAGGAGGaagtatgtgtaaattaagaAAAGAAATGAGAAGAGAAAATGACTAAAAATAACACAGAGTGGAAATGTGTCATGattaaaaaagtaaaaaaagaGATGAAGGATGGAATCATGAGGAAAAAAATAGCCTTCTTAAGGTAGCCTGATTTAAACTGTTGTGCCAAATGAGTATGAGGTATAAAGAAAAATCAATAgcaaataatgaaaaacaaaaaacaaaaataacatttatgtttttaaaaaaaggaTAACTACCAATTACGACATGTTTAACATATAGGCACACAAGTGCGAATATTGGGGGTGTATAAGCGAATATAGCTATCGAAATAGACAATGGCAGACCTGAAGCAGCTGGAGATGCTCTGCCAGGCTCTCTACGGAGGCCAACAAGCACACCAGAACGAAGCTCATAAAGTACTGATGCCATTGCTCAGAGATGTGCAAAAAATACCAGTGTTATACGAAATACTCGCAAATAGCACAAATCTACAGTCCCTGTTGTTTGCTTCCTCAGGCCTAGTAACGTTGTTCACGAACCACTGGTCCCAAATCACGGAACAGTCGAAAAAGGAGATGAGAGAATTCCTACTCAACTACCTGTACAACAGAGGCCCTGAGATGCTGAAAGTAGCGCCAGAAGTGTTAAGACAATTTATCCACTTGTATTCCAGAATCGTAAAACTGGGATGGCTGgaagaaataaacaacCAGCAGCTGATCAACCACGTATCACAGTTTTTATCAGCCTCTACACAACACTGGATAATCGGACTAAACATATACACGGACCTGACGCAGGAGATGCAGCCTCAGATGGGAAAGTTTATAGCCAAGTACAGGAGAGGAGCGCTCAATTTCAAGGAGACAGTACTGCAAGACATATTCACAGTAAGTTGACTATACGTGTGTACaacttaaaaattaaaaaggaatagTTTGTAACAAATAGTTTGATAAACTCAAAGAAAGATTGTTAATTAGGGCTTAAATTAGAATTGGGGCTAAGCAGATAAGATAAATCAGAGTTAGATAGTATAGTGACAGTGAAGTGGCTGAAGGATGGGCTAATATGAACGTGTAGGTGACAATACAGACGCTGGAACAGTTCAACAAGGGCACGATGGTGGTAAACGATCTCAAGGAGGAGAGTCAGCTGCTGTACCAGATACTGCAGCTGTGCTACAACTGCCTGAGCTTCGACTTCATGGCGACGATGCCGGACGACACTTCGGAGGAGCAGGCGACAGTGATGATTCCGCAGGGCTGGGACATGCTGAGAACAGACGAAGTCCCGAAGCTGCTCTTCCAGCTGTACCACAAGTCGCTGGGAAAGGCGACGATGAACACGCCGACGAACGCGTCATACTACGGAATGGAGGGGAAGTTCATGAGCTGCTGCACACTGTGTCTGAGGTGCCTGGTGGTGCTGGCGGCAATAAGGAAGTCGTTCTTCAACAACGAAAACGAAGCGCTGGGACACATCAACTGCTTCATGCTGGGCAGTCTGGACATCataagaaataaaatgggCCTGTCGAACGACGACTGCTACCACGAGCTGTGCAGACTCCTGGGAAAAATCAACGCGGCGAACCAGCTGtcgcagctgctgcagagCAACGTCTTCCCGATATGGTCAGAACAGCTTTACAACTTCACGCTCGAGGCGCTGGCAAACTGGACGCACATGACGAACAGCAAGCACTACCTGCTGGGAGTGTGGGCGCACATGATAGTGCCGCTGGGGTACATGAAGGGGAAGGCGCCGACGGTGCTGGAGAACAACATCCTGCAGATCACGCTCGAGTTCCTGAACACGAGGCTGAAGATGGCGCACCTGCTGGTGACGAGTAAGTTTGGAGCCCCTAACGGCAGTTTAGACCCGGGAGAGCTGGACTTCGAGAACCCGCTCGACGATGACGTGCTGAGGAACGAGCAGAGCGACCTGTTCAGCAGGCTCTGCAGAAACCAGTACAGAGTGGTGCTGAACCACGTGATGGAGCTCTTCACGAACCTGAACAGCAACCTGGCGAACGAGGACGTGCTGGTGGTGCAGGAGAAGCTGTCGTGGCTGGTGCTCTTCAGCGGCGCAATGCTAAACGGAAGCAGCTCCCTGCGCCTGGTGGGCGACGAAAAGACCACGGCCGGCTGCATACAGACGCTGAACATAGAGCTCGTGGGCAGGGTGTTCCAAAACATCGCAAACTCGGATAAAATGGCGGAAAACGTGCACCTAGAGCTTAGTTACCTGTGTTTCCTGGGGCACTTCAGGAAGTTTTACATAAGTGAACACACCAAGGGCACAATTTCAGGCGACAACAAGGAGAGGTTTGCTCAGTTGCCGAATTTGCCGCCGGGTACGTCGTAGGCTCAAATACATATCAGTCCTATTAAATCgtattattttgttaactCAATTAGTTACGGTACCCGTTTACGTTATACagttaaaatacacagtTACCTTAAGCATTTACATTGACCAGTTagcttacacatttacattgaccaattaaaatacacgcTAATACTTACCTAATGCACGCAATTTACATACACAGCTAATGCACACGGCCGTTAATATAAACGTAGGTGTTGACGGATCGCAATACCTGCTGAATCGAATGATTGAAAAGGTATTTTACAACTTGCAAAACAGAACGAGCGACGAAAGAGTGGTGAAGAAGACGCTGCAGTTCTTCTCAGACCTGTCCTCGGGAATCGACATCGTGCATTACGCGGACAGGTCGCCGCACCTGATAGTGTCGGCGAGGCTGATACTGCAGTGCGAAACGCTGAGGTTCGCACTGCTGAACCACCACGACACGTCCTTCAAGTTCCTGTTTAACCCAGCATACGGAAGGTACAGGACGATCTACTACGCAATCCtgacgaagctgctgctgctggagatAGCGGACGAGCAGGACGCGAACGAAAAgtttaacatatatatgcaGTACCACAATAACCTGATCGACCAGGCGAACAGCCTCTTCAACGCGAACGCGTCAGCAGGCTCGCCGACGGCAATGGTGTCGAACGCAGAGTTCAAGGGCGTCATCGTGGGATTCATGAGAGACCTGCGAGGAATATGCAAGAGCTGCGTCTCAGTGGAGTCGTACCAGCTCTTCTTCAACTGGATCATCAACACGCCGAAGCAGATCAACAACTGCAGGTTCAACATCCTGAAGAGAGTGTGCGAGCTGTGCTACAACGACTACCAAGTGATGCTGCCGCTCATCAAGTTCCTGgcggagctgctggacaacaAGGGAAGGAGAATCACGTTCGACAAGACGTCGGCGAACGGGCTTCTGCTCTTCAAGGAGTCCTCGTACATCGTCATCTACTACGgactgaagctgctggaccaGCTTAACGCGCTGAAGAGCGGAAGCCCGAGCAGTCTGGGCTACGCGCTGGGAGGCGGCGTGAACAACGAGACGGAGATATACAAGAAGTACTACAAGAGCATCAGCTACTGCCTCCTGGTGCTGGTGCACACGCTCGGCGGCGACTACATCAGCTTCGGAGTCTTCGACATCTACGGAGACAACACGCTCGACCAGGTGCTGAGCCTGTCATTCCAGCTGATCCTGGCGATACCGCTCGACGACCTGCAGTCGTACCCGAAGTCGATGCACCCGGTCTACTCATTCCTGGACCTGGCGACGAAGCTCTTCATCGACAACATGCTCGCGATGGAGAGCGCGAGCGTGAGCAGGCTGCTGAACATCGGGATCGAGGGGCTCTGCAGCTACGACTCGAGCATCAGCCTGAGCAGCGCCTCGCTGCTCGACAACTTCGTGACGCACgtctacaacaacaaggcCAAGGAGCAGGCGCTGAAGTTCCTCGCGCAGGAGAACGCGATCCTCGTGAAGTGCATGGTCCTCATGTTCAACCTGCTCACGCGCGGCGACTCGAACTCGGCGTGGTCGATCTCGAGGCCGCTCCTGGGGCTCATCCTGCTCAACAAGAGCGAGTTCCAGAACATTCCGCACAGCTACATGGCGAACCTGTCGCAGCAGAAGGGCGAGAAGCTGCTCAAGTGCTTCAACAACCTCATGCTCGGCATCGAGGACGTGCTCACGCCCGAGAACAAGGACCTCTTCACGAAGAACGTGTACCTCTTCTCGCAGGAGGTGAAGCTGTCGTTCGTGTAGCGACGGCGCGGTGCGGCCGCTGGAGCACCGAGCGTTGACACCGTTTGAAAACAGTCGGCCCGTTCACCGaacagttatttattttttgcaCAGACCAGTGTTTCTGGTTCACACATCCCGCTATCTTAGGCTATTTCAACAGTGCTAAAATacttgtaaattataatgtaaCAAATAAACGGTACTCgcaatttttattcacacGTTGCCTGTATGTTTACCACCAGATACTAGCGGTATTAGTGATATCTAAACAATTAGCACTGGTAGTTAAGTTTGTCACGCTATAGAGTTAGCACTGGTAGTTACGTCTGTCACGCTATGCAGTTAGTACTAGTAGTCAAGTTTGGTAGAGTGTTGGTATATAAACGGCACCGGTGGAAATCtggtaattttaaaacacatttactGCATTGGTCGATGGCATTGGTTAATGCCAGCGGTTAGTGTCGACGGTTAATGACATTGGTTGACGGCATTAGCTGACGGCGTTGGCTGACGGCGTTGGCTGACGGCATCAAAGCTACCTCAGGTACAGCGATTGCTTGAACACGATGTCGCGCCTTATTGCCCTGCAGACCTCCTCGATCTTCTCGGCCAGAGTGGCGTCGCCGAACACGCCTGCGGTCTGCGCCATCTTCCTGCACAGCTCGTCCAGGCGCAGAATCACCCTCACAATGTGGCCGTCCTGCAGGTCAGTCAGCTCCATGATCTCGTTGAAGGGCACGCCCGAGGCCCACTGGTACACCAGGTACGAGAGCGTGAAGTTGCAGAGCGAGTTGTGGTACTCCTGGGACACACGCACGCCCAGCGCCCTCTGGACCACGTCGATCTTCTTGTGGATGTTGATGACCTGGCTCTTAGCCTGCTGCAGCGCGAGCGTCGGCGACGGCGCCTCCTTCTCCGGCGCCTTGTCGTTGTAGATGAACGCCGAGAGGATGGCTGCGCACTCCGGGGGCGTCAGGTCCGCCAGTATGTTCTGGGCCAGGGCCTCCGTGAGCGTCAGCTCGTCGCTGGTCGTTATGAAGGTCGCGATCCTTCCCTTCAGCGTGGGCCTCCCGCGCTCATCCAGGAACTCCAGCTGCTTAAGCACCTCCAACTTGTTAATCATGTCGTCGTAGAAGTACAGCGACTCGTCCTTCAACTGCTTATTAATGTCCTCTATTTCCAATTCGTACTACAGAATGCATTGTTGCCGttatacatacatatatgcTGTCATTATTTATAGCACCATGCTATTTAATATGTACAGGTATGCTATTTAATATGTACAGGTGTGCTATTTAGTACGTACTGGTGTGCTATTTAATATGTACTGGTATAATGGTACCTTACTATCTAGATAACTAAGCATAAACTACTTGATACATTGTCCACGTTTTCCTGGGTCTTGAAGTGCTGCTCTCGCAACAGGCACTTTGTACATGGGTTGCGCGAGAACGCGTGGTACAGGTCCCTCTGCTTCAGCAGAGTCTCATAAAACTGCATCGATATCTGCTTAAACTTCTTACTGAACGACATCAACGTGAGTTTGTTGCTCTCTATTAACTTGTTCATCTCAACTACATTTCTGTTTAAATCTGTGTCCAGGAGCACGTTTTCAAATATGAAAGACACGCTCGAGAGGCCAACTTGGTGAACATAGTAGAATATGCACTCGTTGTTATGATGAACTGAGTTGATGTTCGGGTCATTGGCGTCTGaaagtttgttttttgtatgTTAAATAAAGTTTTAGAGATACGAGTATGTTCAACGGCTTAAAGTGTTAATATACTAACGATTCTCCACCCACCTGACAGATACTctgttattattgtcaCCACCTTGAACGTGTGATTTTTCTGGTCAACGATCTCCTTGATGAAGCTGTACGAGAGCGTTTGCGTAATGTTTGTCGAGTGTAACATCAGCACCCTCCCGTACTTAAATATCTGCTTACTGTCCCTGTGGTTCCACAGGTGCTGGTGTAGCTCAGACGACAGGCTCTTCGAGTATTTCAACGCCTTGTAGTACCCTTCTATCGTTGGCTCTCCGTATATGCAGTTGATCGGCGGCAGGTTTTCCAGCTCCTACATCATGTTACTGTCCTAGTATACTTTTATGCTTACGTGTTTCTTTTTGTTAATTCTCTTTTTCAGCAGCGGTatcttcatcatcttctcTCGCTCTCTAAACGACTTCAACATCATCTCCGTGATATTCATGTGGTCTCTCGACTGTATTTGCAGCAGCATGTTGTAGGTTATTCTAAATCTGCTTTCAAGCCTCGTCGACCTCTCTATTATCATGTTCGTCAGGTCCTGCACATCCGGCGCCTCATCTGAGCAGAATATGTATACGTTTCCGAATGTATCCAgtcctcttcttccagcCCTTCCTGCCATCTAAATAGTTTTTTATGCTTTTCCAATTAAATTGATTCAGGGCATCCAGTCACCAAATTGCTCATCTATTACGTACCTGTGTGTACTCTGACGACGTCAAATAGCGATACTTAATTCCGTCGTGCTTATAAATCGACGTGAATACCACTGAGCGCGCAGGCATATTCACTCCCATTGCGAAGGTCTCAGTTGCGAACAGGACCTTAATCAGCCCCCGTGAGAACAAAATCTCAACCTAAAAATAAGGTCACCGAGCTACTTAAAACTGTGCACTTATCCACCAGTCCTGGGTTACACTCAGCACCCTGGTGTATACTTAACTACGCAATACCATTTCCTTTATTATTGGCAACAATCCTGAGTGGTGCACTCCTATTCCTCTTGCCAGCAGTTTAATCATCTTTCTCAACTGCGGCAAATTTCTGTCCTCTTCCGTGAGCCCCTCAAGTGATTCCTACACCCATTATCAATCTTGACTCTTAAATTTGCATTAAAATTGCCAAATACAAGACACTCACCTTCAGGAACAGGTGTATCTTAGAACGCTGCGTTTTCGTGTACGCCAGGTTAAGGTTCGGCATGTCCTTCGCGTACTGCTCACACTTCTGCCTGTTGAAGCAGAAGAGGACCACCGGCAGCTTATCCTCGGTCTCCAgcgtcttcagcagcttctgcaGCTTCTGGACCTCGCCCTTGAAGGTCGCCTTCTTTTCTGCGACTTTGAGCGTCGACACGTACTTGTGCATGATGTGGTACGCCTCCTTGTTGAAGCCTCCCGAGCCGACCAGCAGGAAGAAGCGGTCGTGCGCGTAGAGGTAGTGCTTCAGCGGCACTGACCTGAAGTTCGTCAGTATGATGACCACCTCCTTCTGCATAATGCTCCCGATCCACTCCGCGAACTCCACGTAGTTCGGCACGGTTGCGCTCAGCATCACCAGCTGCACCTCCTTCGGCAGCATGATGATCACCTCCTCCCAGACCACCCCTCTCGAGAGGTCGTTGATGTAGTGTATTTCGTCGAAGATCACCACGCATATCTGCTCAATTACGCTGTCGCCTCTGTACAGCAGGTTCCTCAGTATTTCCGTGGTCACGATCAGGCACGAGGCCGTCGGATTGCACAGGACGTCGCCCGTCACGATTCCCACGTTCTCCGGGCCGAACTTGTCCTTGAACTCTCTGTACTTCTGGTTCGAGAGCGCCTTGATTGGGCTCGTGTATATTGCCTTCTCTCCTCTGCTCAGCGCCATCGCTATTGCGTACTCCGCCACCACCGTCTTCCCCGCCGAGGTGTGTGCTGAGACGAAGACGTGCTTTCCGTTGATCAGGTGGTTGATTGCCTTCTTCTGGAAGTCGTCCAACACGAACGGGTACTCTATGATCAAATTATTCAGCTCTGGCGGCTCCTTGTCGTCCACGATTGaccattttttccttatGTAGTTCTTGTTTTCACCAGGCTTCGGGATTATCAGTTGGTACGGCTTACGCTCCCATCCATCAGCATGGCCCTGCTTCAGGAAATCTGTatacttatattttacatcattATTTGGTATTGTGTTATTGTTTTCCGTCTTTTCCTGGGAATAATCGGAATCTGCTTCATCGGCTACAGGGCCTTGTGTGTAGGCCTCAGGCTCCCCCTTCTCAGTGTCATTAGAGTAGTATATCGAGGCATATAACTCATCCTTTATGTTATCCAGTTCCACGTTGCTCAAATTTCCAAAATCCTTGCTGAAAATATCAAACAATGAGCGCCCGTTTAGTGGCAGAGATACTGATGGAATCCAGTCCAAACTTTCGAGAGCTGATTCTAAATTGCCAGAAGCatagttgttttttaatttattttttgtattcaGATGCTTTAGGCCTCCGGTGCTTTCGTTTTTATCTGATTCTGATTCATCTTCCAGCGCTTCCTCATCCGACGTCCAGAAATCAGAGACATTTCCGTAATAATTATCCATAAATTCAATTCAGAGGTCAAACGCATTAATTATCCTCATTTATCCCGTATAGAAGGTCAGTGTTAACTTGACTTTAAAACGGAGTCGTGCACTCAATCTAATAATTAACTAAAGCTAAAATACGCTAGTATTACAACGAATCACATTAGATTCCACTTCGTGTGTTTCTGGTTACAATGTGGTCAACTATCGATATATATTCTGAGATAGTTCTCACCAAGTAGCCGTCTGGTGGGCATCCGTCGTGGCCGTGGTTCGAGAGCTTGACGAGAATGCTTTCGTTTCCGTGACTCTGGCTCACCAGGGTCACAAACTTGGCGGTGTGGTACCAGGGCGCCCTCACATCTCTCTCGTCGCAGTTTATGATCAGAGCTGGTCTCGGGGCCTTAACGATCCTGACGTTGCTACACGGGTCCAGTGAGTACACACCTTCGAGCACCTGCGCATCCTCGCGCGTGTTTCCAAACTCTTCGTACTCCAGCTCAACCAGCGCGTTTTCTTCGTCGGTCACTGTGCccagcaggtccaggtACGGCAGCTTAAACACAATCGCTGAGCACAGTTCTGGACTCATGTTGTACACACATCCTCCCAGCACTCCACTTGCTGACGACACGTTTATCACCATTCGGCTACTCGTCGTAATATTTTTCCCAATCAGGTACTTCATGACGTCCACTAGATCGTAGAATGAACTGTGCTTCCTTTCCTTCGCTCCCATTCTATGCCACTCCTTTCCTAAAAATTACTTTCGGTTTATCACCTCGTACCTAACTCTCCACCTCCTCTCACGTGTGCAAAGCAGAGAATGTACTCCATTTCAAGCAGTGGGTGGTGCTCTATGTGGTTGCAGACCTTTAAATTTTCTCCGTAGAACCCGTACACGTACAGCATACATTTTCTCCTTGCTATGTCTCCTATCTCTTCCACTCCTTCTCCCTTTGCCACAATCGTCACTGGTATTTTACAGGATCCGTCTTTACTTGGCACCTCTATTACAAACGACCTAATTCCATCATCTGTGTCGCTCATCTTTTTAACTTCCAGTGTTTCCAAATCCACTTCCATTCTAACTTCCAGTGATCCAGGGCTGTTTATATTGAACTTTACTGAATTTGAATAGTAATTCATATTTGTGGCTGGTTCAATAATACCCACCTTTTGAGTGGGAATCCTTCTTATCTTTATTCTCCTATCCTCACCACTCTTTTCATCAGatttttcatctttttCACCATTTGCATCTCTAGCTCCTTCACCATCTGCAATACCTGTAACACCTCCAACATTTGTACCATCTCTAACTCCATCTACCAACTTATCACTCTGAATCGATCCCCTTTTGCCAAATGGCAGTATTGCAACCATGGGCGTACTTGGTGGCTTCATCAGATATAACACTAGTCCCTTATCAAACATATCTATGTCTGTCACTATGTACTTCACTTTAATACTATCATATTCGCGTGCTTTATAGATCGTTCTGTCCCTAAACCTTAAACTATACGGCTTCAAATGTCTGGTAGGTATCATCGATATTTGTGATTCCGTGTTTGAGTATATGCGATACACTATGTGATTCCTGTATTCTAGCAGTGTTTTCGTGTCATTTGTCGTTGGAATCACGTACATTTTCCCCTTATCTCTTATCAAAAACGTCGTGAACACCTTGCTGTAGCTCGTCGTCGCCATGAACAGTGCCTTTCCACTCTTACTTTTGTACAGCGATATGTAGTGAACTGGCTCATTGTAAACCACCTTTTTCGAAATAACGCGTCCCGTACTGCTGTGTATTAGTGACGTGACTAATTTACATGCTCTCTTGTGAGAGTTTACTTGTGTGTAATACAAACGTGTGAATCTACCATTTGGAGGATGCGGCATCATGTACGCCTCTCCCACATCTTCCAAGACTGCCTCAAGGAGCCTGCCTTTTGCGATTGAATAAAACCTAACCTTGTGGCTGTCTCTAAAATCTGGGTCATATTGTACACTTATAAAATCACCCTTTGGACTTACTCTCAACTTCTTCACATTGACGATGCCCTCTTTCGATAGTTCTGAAAAATCTAACAGGGCCTTCC encodes:
- a CDS encoding uncharacterized protein (WD40 repeat-like domain containing protein) translates to MNIYDHETDNVDNYHDDSHKNDESDPDNDSELSYYEVLMKGNELYLGEEVGLESLKPNCITSNLSGSFLVSGSRDGTLYCINFDKWSKGGFGEYWKVKLEQSVNELAFNTEESVLAVASGNYLHFYTDGGDQIVSTTRGDMYLLDAKKTKGHTATVTCVANDPKNVNLYASGSMDGTVRLFDIQSTKQNVSLSLNNINIYTLSNKYLNRNKSANGGQGHAGKNRVAITRLCYASYNYKDVLVAGNELGKLIVWDYKTTFQNLMIDAHEKSIDAVLSYDANKVVTMSENELKFWDLKQHQKPFKELKLPAYTTGFNRNQNVVLSPDNLHLVINTPKESSEDKKAKSEVWVYDLEKWEVVNKWEVESQLGPLVWSYETNQLFSYCANGKLYARCTQDNAGVNHYTKAQKTLEKKNKYAKVSTISAKLEAYPIDYLPDDLIEVEEGVLKKRRVEPQDKYGIPKQEGYDYFKHGKTPITYEDDDIVTKLRSQVEKDTKRELGEEEGIRQIPYKADKFMAIYKKTQPNLILDFDRPKTKEEKLLLGVSKCPRCGIKICQCGYMEKNRQR
- a CDS encoding Ran-binding protein codes for the protein MADLKQLEMLCQALYGGQQAHQNEAHKVLMPLLRDVQKIPVLYEILANSTNLQSLLFASSGLVTLFTNHWSQITEQSKKEMREFLLNYLYNRGPEMLKVAPEVLRQFIHLYSRIVKLGWLEEINNQQLINHVSQFLSASTQHWIIGLNIYTDLTQEMQPQMGKFIAKYRRGALNFKETVLQDIFTVTIQTLEQFNKGTMVVNDLKEESQLLYQILQLCYNCLSFDFMATMPDDTSEEQATVMIPQGWDMLRTDEVPKLLFQLYHKSLGKATMNTPTNASYYGMEGKFMSCCTLCLRCLVVLAAIRKSFFNNENEALGHINCFMLGSLDIIRNKMGLSNDDCYHELCRLLGKINAANQLSQLLQSNVFPIWSEQLYNFTLEALANWTHMTNSKHYLLGVWAHMIVPLGYMKGKAPTVLENNILQITLEFLNTRLKMAHLLVTNPGELDFENPLDDDVLRNEQSDLFSRLCRNQYRVVLNHVMELFTNLNSNLANEDVLVVQEKLSWLVLFSGAMLNGSSSLRLVGDEKTTAGCIQTLNIELVGRVFQNIANSDKMAENVHLELSYLCFLGHFRKFYISEHTKGTISGDNKERFAQLPNLPPGVDGSQYLLNRMIEKVFYNLQNRTSDERVVKKTLQFFSDLSSGIDIVHYADRSPHLIVSARLILQCETLRFALLNHHDTSFKFLFNPAYGRYRTIYYAILTKLLLLEIADEQDANEKFNIYMQYHNNLIDQANSLFNANASAGSPTAMVSNAEFKGVIVGFMRDLRGICKSCVSVESYQLFFNWIINTPKQINNCRFNILKRVCELCYNDYQVMLPLIKFLAELLDNKGRRITFDKTSANGLLLFKESSYIVIYYGLKLLDQLNALKSGSPSSLGYALGGGVNNETEIYKKYYKSISYCLLVLVHTLGGDYISFGVFDIYGDNTLDQVLSLSFQLILAIPLDDLQSYPKSMHPVYSFLDLATKLFIDNMLAMESASVSRLLNIGIEGLCSYDSSISLSSASLLDNFVTHVYNNKAKEQALKFLAQENAILVKCMVLMFNLLTRGDSNSAWSISRPLLGLILLNKSEFQNIPHSYMANLSQQKGEKLLKCFNNLMLGIEDVLTPENKDLFTKNVYLFSQEVKLSFV
- a CDS encoding DEAD-box family helicase, whose translation is MDNYYGNVSDFWTSDEEALEDESESDKNESTGGLKHLNTKNKLKNNYASGNLESALESLDWIPSVSLPLNGRSLFDIFSKDFGNLSNVELDNIKDELYASIYYSNDTEKGEPEAYTQGPVADEADSDYSQEKTENNNTIPNNDPYQLIIPKPGENKNYIRKKWSIVDDKEPPELNNLIIEYPFVLDDFQKKAINHLINGKHVFVSAHTSAGKTVVAEYAIAMALSRGEKAIYTSPIKALSNQKYREFKDKFGPENVGIVTGDVLCNPTASCLIVTTEILRNLLYRGDSVIEQICVVIFDEIHYINDLSRGVVWEEVIIMLPKEVQLVMLSATVPNYVEFAEWIGSIMQKEVVIILTNFRSVPLKHYLYAHDRFFLLVGSGGFNKEAYHIMHKYVSTLKVAEKKATFKGEVQKLQKLLKTLETEDKLPVVLFCFNRQKCEQYAKDMPNLNLAYTKTQRSKIHLFLKESLEGLTEEDRNLPQLRKMIKLLARGIGVHHSGLLPIIKEMVEILFSRGLIKVLFATETFAMGVNMPARSVVFTSIYKHDGIKYRYLTSSEYTQMAGRAGRRGLDTFGNVYIFCSDEAPDVQDLTNMIIERSTRLESRFRITYNMLLQIQSRDHMNITEMMLKSFREREKMMKIPLLKKRINKKKHELENLPPINCIYGEPTIEGYYKALKYSKSLSSELHQHLWNHRDSKQIFKYGRVLMLHSTNITQTLSYSFIKEIVDQKNHTFKVVTIITEYLSDANDPNINSVHHNNECIFYYVHQVGLSSVSFIFENVLLDTDLNRNVVEMNKLIESNKLTLMSFSKKFKQISMQFYETLLKQRDLYHAFSRNPCTKCLLREQHFKTQENVDNYELEIEDINKQLKDESLYFYDDMINKLEVLKQLEFLDERGRPTLKGRIATFITTSDELTLTEALAQNILADLTPPECAAILSAFIYNDKAPEKEAPSPTLALQQAKSQVINIHKKIDVVQRALGVRVSQEYHNSLCNFTLSYLVYQWASGVPFNEIMELTDLQDGHIVRVILRLDELCRKMAQTAGVFGDATLAEKIEEVCRAIRRDIVFKQSLYLR
- a CDS encoding uncharacterized protein (peptidase S9A, prolyl oligopeptidase family protein) gives rise to the protein MNLFSKVGPLVSRYGLLRKLRNHRNRFSDYYKGFTTLSYLNLIPDSEKTNSLSNLDLNDCLKSGRCETFSRFIENYRTIVHNLNYKVENVESYFKWSSDLSKEFEYEMLGSYAYYLKELNGSLSLCRTLMSGCKRLRKESELEKCILMNGKALLDFSELSKEGIVNVKKLRVSPKGDFISVQYDPDFRDSHKVRFYSIAKGRLLEAVLEDVGEAYMMPHPPNGRFTRLYYTQVNSHKRACKLVTSLIHSSTGRVISKKVVYNEPVHYISLYKSKSGKALFMATTSYSKVFTTFLIRDKGKMYVIPTTNDTKTLLEYRNHIVYRIYSNTESQISMIPTRHLKPYSLRFRDRTIYKAREYDSIKVKYIVTDIDMFDKGLVLYLMKPPSTPMVAILPFGKRGSIQSDKLVDGVRDGTNVGGVTGIADGEGARDANGEKDEKSDEKSGEDRRIKIRRIPTQKVGIIEPATNMNYYSNSVKFNINSPGSLEVRMEVDLETLEVKKMSDTDDGIRSFVIEVPSKDGSCKIPVTIVAKGEGVEEIGDIARRKCMLYVYGFYGENLKVCNHIEHHPLLEMEYILCFAHVRGGGELGKEWHRMGAKERKHSSFYDLVDVMKYLIGKNITTSSRMVINVSSASGVLGGCVYNMSPELCSAIVFKLPYLDLLGTVTDEENALVELEYEEFGNTREDAQVLEGVYSLDPCSNVRIVKAPRPALIINCDERDVRAPWYHTAKFVTLVSQSHGNESILVKLSNHGHDGCPPDGYLVRTISEYISIVDHIVTRNTRSGI